The DNA window TCCGGTGTGGCACAACGTCACAGTGGCGTTCTCAAAACGGCGCGTCAGCAGCAGCCCCAGTGGCCGGCCGACCGTCACGCCGCGGCCGATGACGACGACGTGCGCCCCGGCGATCTCGATCCCGTAGCGCCGCAGCAGGTGCACGACGCCCCGCGCGGTGCACGGCAGCGGCGCCGGGATGCTGAGCACCAGGCGGCCCAGGTTGGTGGGATGCAGCCCGTCGGCGTCCTTGGCCGGGTCGATGCGCTCCAGCGCCGCGTTCTCGTCCAGATGCCTGGGCAGCGGCAACTGCACGATGTAGCCGGTGCATTCGGGGTTGGCGTTGAGCTCGTCGATGGTCTCGTGCAGCGTGGCGGTGCTGGTGTCGGCGGGCAGATCGCGGCGGATCGAGGTGATGCCGACCTTGGCGCAGTCGGAGTGCTTACCGCGCACGTAGGCCTGCGACCCGGGATCGTCACCGACCAGGATGGTGCCCAGCCCCGGGGTGCGACCCGCCGCGGTCAACGCGGCCACCCGCTGCTTCAGATCGACGAAGATCTCGTCGCGGGTGACCTTGCCGTCCAGTGTGATTGCGCCCACGCCTCACAGTCTGGCACGCGGCGGGTTTAGGCTCCTCGCATGTCTACCCCACCTGACGTGTTCGCCCCGGCCAAGCTGGGTCCGGTGACGCTGCGCAACCGCACCATCAAGTCCGCCACATTCGAAGCGCGCACGCCCAACGGGTTGGTTTCCGACGACCTCATCGAATACCACCGCCTGCCCGCCGCGGGCGGGGTCGGCATGACGACCGTCGCCTACTGCGCGGTCTCCCCCGGCGGCCGCACCGAGGGCAACGGACTCTGGATGCGTCCGGAGGCGGTGCCCGGGCTGCGCCGGCTCACCGACGCGGTGCACGCCGAGGGGGCGGCGGTGAGCGCGCAGATCGGCCACGCCGGCCCCGTCGCCAACGCCAAGTCCAACAGGGCGACCGCGCTGGCGCCGGTGCGGTTCTTCAATCCCATCGGGATGCGGTTCGCCAGGAAGGCGACCCGCGACGACATCGACGACGTGACCGCCGCGCACGCCAACGCCGCGATGCTGGCCATCGACGCCGGCTTCGACGCGGTCGAGATCCACCTGGGCCACAACTATTTGGCGAGCGCGTTCCTGTCTCCGCTGATCAACCGCCGCAACGACGAGTTCGGCGGATCGCTGGAGAACCGGGCCAAGGTGGCCCGCGGGCTGGTGATGGCCGTGCGCCGCGCGGTCGACATGCGCGGGGCGGGCCGGATCGCGGTCACCGCCAAGCTCAACATGACCGACGGCGTCCGCGGCGGCATCAGCACCGAGGAGGCGCTGACCACCGCCAAATGGCTGCAGGACGACGGCGGGCTGGACGCGATCGAGCTGACCGCGGGCAGCTCGCTGGTCAACCCCATGTACCTATTCCACGGCGACGCACCGCTCAAGCAGTTCGCCGCCGCCTTCAAGCCGCCACTGAGCTGGGGCATGCGCATGACGGGCAAGAAATTCCTGCGCGAGTACCCCTACCGCGAGGCCTACCTGTTGCGCCACGCCAAGCTGTTCCGGGCCGAGCTGAAGATGCCGCTGATCCTGCTCGGCGGCATCACCAACCGGGAGACGATGGATCTGGCGATGGCCGAGGGATTCCAGTTCGTCGCGATGGGCCGGGCCCTGCTCGCCGAGCCCGATTTGATCAACCGGATCGCCGCCGACGGTGACCGGCACAGCGTGCATTCGGCCTGCACGCACTGCAACCAGTGCATGGCCACCATCTACAGCCGGACGTACTGCGTGGTCACCGGCGCGCCCGATTCGGCCCGCTGACGATGCACGCCGCCTAAGGCGGCGTGAGGAGGAGGCGGGCAATCCAGCCCGGCCCGCTGACGATGCACGCCGCCTAAGGCGGCGTGAGGAGGAGGCTGGCACTCGGCCTCGACCGCGAACTTATCTGCACCAGATAATGTTGTTTC is part of the Mycobacterium sp. HUMS_12744610 genome and encodes:
- a CDS encoding bifunctional methylenetetrahydrofolate dehydrogenase/methenyltetrahydrofolate cyclohydrolase, yielding MGAITLDGKVTRDEIFVDLKQRVAALTAAGRTPGLGTILVGDDPGSQAYVRGKHSDCAKVGITSIRRDLPADTSTATLHETIDELNANPECTGYIVQLPLPRHLDENAALERIDPAKDADGLHPTNLGRLVLSIPAPLPCTARGVVHLLRRYGIEIAGAHVVVIGRGVTVGRPLGLLLTRRFENATVTLCHTGTRDLSAFTKQAEIIVAAAGVPHMLTADMVRPGAAVVDVGVSRTEDGLVGDVHPDVWEVAGHVSPNPGGVGPLTRAFLLTNVVELAERQ
- a CDS encoding NADH:flavin oxidoreductase; translation: MSTPPDVFAPAKLGPVTLRNRTIKSATFEARTPNGLVSDDLIEYHRLPAAGGVGMTTVAYCAVSPGGRTEGNGLWMRPEAVPGLRRLTDAVHAEGAAVSAQIGHAGPVANAKSNRATALAPVRFFNPIGMRFARKATRDDIDDVTAAHANAAMLAIDAGFDAVEIHLGHNYLASAFLSPLINRRNDEFGGSLENRAKVARGLVMAVRRAVDMRGAGRIAVTAKLNMTDGVRGGISTEEALTTAKWLQDDGGLDAIELTAGSSLVNPMYLFHGDAPLKQFAAAFKPPLSWGMRMTGKKFLREYPYREAYLLRHAKLFRAELKMPLILLGGITNRETMDLAMAEGFQFVAMGRALLAEPDLINRIAADGDRHSVHSACTHCNQCMATIYSRTYCVVTGAPDSAR